tcatacaaatatttttttagtcAATACATTTTTACTGGAAAAAGTATATCAATACAATGGAAAGTATCTCCTGGTACAGACAGACTAAACATGGCTCTACATGACACTAAACTCTTGCACTGCCTTTAGTTCTCTCTGTTCTACTGAAAAATGTGCACTGCATATAATTTCTTGAATTTGCAAGGATTTCTAAATTTCCAAGATTTAGAAAGCAGTCTTCATGCTTATGATAATCATGTGCATAGATTTGGTTTTGCAGAGGTCAGTGGCCACTTTCTCATCCCACTCTGCTGCAGGAGACCCTATGGGGAGCTGTTgataaggaaaaatatttgcacTCAGTCCCCTGCTTTCCCCTAGAAAATGAAAGTTTGGTTCAAGTAAAAACAATGGCTGATATCCCTGGAAACTCATTCCAAAACACCTGAAAATCCAAGTGCCTTTGTCAATGGTAAAACACAAGACACTCCTCTGTAACCCCGTCCTCTGTTGCTGGAGAcctcactcagggccacagggcctcTTGCCAGAAGCTGATTACCCTTTCACCTGTCATCAGAGGACAGAATTATTTTGTCCAGAAATATTACTGGAAtgtattttttcacattttaagtGACTTGTCATACACATTTATCTTCAACAGTTAAACTTTTTACACTATTAGAAGATGCTCCAAGAAAGAGCCTTACTATAGAAGGGAAAAGACTAAAATATCTTatatattttacaaaaaaacAAGTTCTTCAATCTTTAAAGAGGAAGTTGTTAAATTAAACAATCCTTAACACATAATGCAATGACAACTGATTCTTCTTCCAGCATCAGAATATAAATTTAGAATCCACTTTTCCCACAAGGAATATAATACTGCAACAAAAATTTCTCAGCCTTCTTATTTTTGGATTGTCACATATATTGAAATAGCTGCCCAAATCAACTGCAGAGAGATTAGACTGCTTAATCTCTTAACCTTACATACTTAGGCACATTCACATtcagaacttttccttctgcagTGACCAATGTCCAAGCagtcttctctctcttttttgaTTCCCTTaatgaaacagaaagaaaaattgtttaTGGTTAATCAATAAAAAGTTGCATTATTGTGTAAAATAGCAAAAATAAAGAAGAGGATGGCAAGACATAAGAATTATCTGGTATTTGATGTAAGGCTACAATTTAGAGCAGAAGCAAAACAGATTGCATCATGGGTCCAATTGCACATTAAGAACATCATCTAAACATGAGCAAATAATTTATAATGTCACAACTTACATGGACAGTGACTTCTTCTGTATATCACCATGTCCTTATCAAACAGAAATATATCAAATTATCTGGTATACCACAAGAAAATAAGGATGGCTTAAATGTATGTAATGGAACATTTTTCTAGTTATAAATGGTGAAACTCATCATGAGGTGTTGCCACTGATAACTGGTTTGATGTATGGGCAAGCAATTCTAAAGAGTTTTATTCATGCTCACTTGATTACTCCCACTGAACAAATGCCTGGGTTGCCTTCAAACAGCATCTGTCTCTCAATCACTAATTTTGCTCTAGCAAGAAGAATTTTAATGGTCAAAAGATTAAAAGCAGCATTAAATAGGATACGGTAGGACCAAAGGGCAGACATCTAGAATAGATTATTTGTTGATgcataaattacattttttgcTGTGTTCTTACTTCAAAAAATGCAATACATATTCCAGATTTACTCATGATGTACTGATATATTACTTTAACATTTACTGTCCATTTCCAGCTATGAGCAATTAAACTAAACTGACTTTCATTTAGTACAATAAACAAGCTATGATAAATTTATCTGCCCAAAGTAGATCACAGTAAGATTATTAAGACTTGTAATACTGGTATTAATATATTGATACTTGTAATACTGGTATTTTCCTGTGTAAATGTTTAGATTATGAGCATGGGAAGGAAGAGCAAGGAATTTTAGtaacatgaaaaagaaaagtctgATCACACCTAAGTAAAAATATggagttttctttaaaaatacagcaCTGTAATTGTCACATTGCATTAATCCACTCTTCAATAAAGTGGTCATACCCACTATATTGACCACTCTTCAGCTGGTCAATATAGTGGGTATGACCACTTTAATCACCATATTAAAAGGGAAAACATttctccaaaaaaccccaacaacaatgcattgtttcttttctgttccTGAACCTATTTCTTACCATAAATTCAAGACTAAGAGCATGTTAAAGGTAAATCACTAATGATAGATATAAGATATTATAGATTTAGAACACCTTGGGGAAAAAGCCCATAAAAACAGATTTGGTCTATAAATACAAGGGatttgaagaagaaagaaaaacatttaaataaacCTACTGAAACGACTACATAAAACCAATTTCTGTTTAAGAAAGACAATTGTCCAAGTGTTAAACATTATCCTATAACATAAATCAGCTTTTGTGTGGGATTTGTGGGCTGCCAGTCTCCACACCTGAATTCCTAGACTTTACACTTAAATGCAAAGTGAATGAACCACCACTGTCCAAAGGATGTTCTCAGAAACACCTCACAAATTATATCCTACCACCTGTTAGCTTTTAACAAtctgttcccagatgaaattgtCTATTCATGTGAGCCATTTTAAGGAGATGCTGTGAAACTTTCTCAACACCAAATCAAATGACCcataaaaggatttttaaacTCTTTCAAATGCTTTGGGAATtcagaaaaattcagaaattaattATTATATCTTTATTATAACACTGTTTGGACTGTCCTTGAATTTTTAGAGGGAAGCATTTGGAACACATTTGCTTTTGACTAGACCAAGGcatttccaaacacagcaaaactcAAACTGGCTAGAAACTGAGTTTCACAGAAGTTCTTCCAGGAAAGTGCTAGAACTTGaattaataataacaacaagTTATGCACATTTCCAGATTTCCTGGAGAATTCCCTAGAACTGACTTTTTCAATACTTAGCCTtgacaaaaattttaaaaagcaagtcCTTAAAAAGAACAGCTAAAAAAACCTCCAGCACAAAGTATGTTATATAAGTAGAagacagagagggggaaaaaaaagacactgTAAACAACAAGACACTGTTTACAATGTCTGTGGAACTGATAAGCCAGAAGCAATAAAATACTGCAGGGTTTTGCTATTATCTGCATATATTTTGCATGTTCAGCAAAACAAGGAACAAATTTATGAAGTTTTAAAGGCTTTTCAGGGACCAGACTTCTTCAGATTTACCATGCCAAATAGCACAGATAAAAGAATCTTATGACTTGTGACAAATATCTTTGATAAagtatgagaaaaaaattatcagtTACATGGAAGAAGTGCCTGAAATGCCACTTGGGCAAAAAACTTGTAGCATGGCCTGCTTTACATAATGCAATCTGCAGTATGGATAAATGTTTTTAGCAGAAAGTTAAATGTTGAACTACACAAAACAGTTAGCTGCCAGAAAAGTGGAACTTCTAAACTGCATAAAAATAAGTTGAAAAAAACCTATATTTAAAAACtctgaggaaaaataaaataaggagTACAAAATGAAGtttagaaaatgaaagaaaacaaaatcaataaTCTGAATATTTCGTTTAGACTGTATAAGTCTATTTTAACAATCAACAGGCATTTAAGCTGTCATTTCTCAGTAACATTTAATGTCAGGCAATCATCTGCCTGTTCTCTGCACCTTTGAAAATTTCTCCTCCAATTCATCAAGATATTAAAACAAAGAAGTACCTTGCGTTGTCTTtagctctccttttttcttccatGTATCTGTGAGTTTCTAATCTAGATTCTGGAGTGTATGGTGTAGGCTCCTCCCAAAATTTTCtgtcttcatcatcatcatcattttcAACAGTTCTGCATCTTTCTtgctctccatctgcttctgccTGATTGGGTTTTTCCTGTGGGGAGTCTGGGCTACACAAGATCACTGAAATATTACCCCAATGAAGTGAAGGAAAAGTAACTTGCTAATAAATTActgcaataatattttttaaccCAATAATAACTGTACAATTCCTATCAAGATTGGTATCTTATATATTTGGAGAACATTCTCTGCTCTGCTTCTTTTGTCAATCAACAAAGCACATTTTGACATAATGTTTTTTATTTACCTGACTATGAAGTGATAGTATGGCTGTACCTAATCCCCTGAAAACCCTGAGAGATAGTTCAACagatttaatttcagaaaagaaTTTTCAGATACCCTCACAACTTTCAGGTGAGAAAAAACCTTCCGTCCATGTGCTGTTTAAGAATTCCCAACATTAGATCAGGAATTTATATGGTAGCAATGAGCATCTCCTCAAATACAATCTTAACACCtgaataattttttccccctagcTGTAAGCTTCTATAAATCTCTATCAATAGAGAGAGACAACTAAATTTATGATACAGGTGTGATCTATGAGGACAAATTTCTGCAGGCAGCTTCATGGAACAGTTTCTAtgggattaaaaataaaatgggcAGCAAGTGCAATAGAGGATGACACCAGACAaaaatcctgctgctgcccaggtaATGTCAGTGACATGAAATGGCAGAAATGGGAAAACCAACACCAAAGGCCTGCAATATTCCATTTCAGCCCTCAGAGGCTGAAGATGATACTATGGCAAAAGCAATTATAGATGAACAGCTGCTTTCTCTGGAACCCCTGCTTTACCTTAAACAACAATTTCCAGCTGTTCTCCTGAAAGAAACTATTAATTAAACTATTTTGGCACCCAGACAACTTAGCTTGGAGTTTTGGGacaaaaaattcttttgaactGTGTCTGCAGGTCAATAATAAATTATGTTTGTAActaattatatttttcattagAGGTAACATGCATGAGGAGAAATAACTCTGCTTGAATCAACAATAACGATGAACAAAATACTTAAGTGGAATTATATAAATTCTTTAATGGAAAAAGCCAAACTTGTGAATAAAGAAAGAATAATGTTTACTCACAAACTGTTATTGTTCACTGTTACCTGTCACATCCAGGCTTAGAGTccatttgtttctgtttctcatcctttttttcttgcatcCTTCTTTGAGCCTCTTCCTTTTCTCTGGCCCTTTTGAGAAGGTAAGCTGCTTCCTGTTCTCTGATTTTCCATTGCACTTCTGGATAGTCTTGAAGGGCTTTAATCCTCTCTGAACGTTCTATTTCTTTACTATCCAAATACTTcccaaaggagaaaaagtcaaTATAAATATGTGAGAAAGTATAAATATATTCAAATCAATAAATCTATTCAATTGTAGTTTAATTTGGATAATTAAGCTCTGTCTATAATTAGAAATGCATCTTTCACATATCAAAAGCACTATGTGATTATACTTTATTACAAAGCATTAACAATTACTTTCTATTCAGATCTGAAAATGGTTTTGTGTTTCTAAGATCTGCTTTTAGCATTTTCCAGGAATTTTAATTAGTCTTACTAGACTATACAGTAGAGACTCCCTTCAGCCATTTCTGGTCTTTGTCTGATTTTGATTCAACCCAAAATGATTTCTTTTGATGTCTAAGCTTGCTGCCAACTGAGAAAGTTGAATCTACTCTTAATAAGTTAAGCAGTGCCTGTGCTTCTCTGAGGAAAATTGTGAGAACATCTTTCAGGCCTGAGACTGCTTCATTGGCAGGAAATCATTACATCAGCTCAGTCACAGCACAAAACCACAATCTCAGTGTCTATTTCCAGCCAAGGCAATGTAGTGCAGTTTTACAccaatttgtatttttttctgtctcacaCTCAGGTTTAGTACATATTGCTGGAATGGTACCAACAACCCACTAGCTCTCTGCAATCAtgctaataatttaaaaatacattgtaTATAACAACCATGAGGAAAAAACTGCCAGAACTGTAAAAcacatttatttgaaaaaaacaaaaaacctgaaaaacttTTGTTTAAGAATCTCCAATAAAGATGACAGAAAAGTTAATGAATAATTGTGGTTCCATCAGAATGGAACCAATTATTATCATATTATTTATTGTAGTCATTTCTTCTTTGGAATAGAATTTAATTTCCtgtgaacattaaaaaaaagtctaGTGGTTTTCCAAgtacaggtttttttttgtttaggcTAAGTATGTTCAGTCAACAGCACTCATATTTTATTTGGATTTAAGTTTTAAAATCTTACTTTTAATTTCTGAAGAGTTGCCACTACAAATTGTCTATAACCTTCAAATTCAGTACATGGGTTACCCATTAAAAACAACTCCTTCAGATGAATATTGCATTTTAGTGATTCAATGCTGGAGAGTTCACCAATGAAATTTGCTGTCAGGTCAAGTTTCTTCAATTCTTCACAGCCTGTTTGAAAGAAGccttaattcaatttgtccataACATAACTGTACACAtgatatacatacacacatacacaattGGATATAAAACTGTCTCCATTTGTGCTCTGTAAACTGATTTCATTCTATCAGAACTCATCTTTTCCAAGACTCTTTCTGAGTGAGAGTGACTCACAGCTAAAGTTTATGAGCTTACAATATTTACAGGAATAAAACAAActcaataaaatacaaaataccaTAACATTATTGGCTTTATCAGTATCAAAACTTTGTGAACATTCATGGATGagctattaaatatttaattttcagatAAGCTGGATTTCCTTTTTAACAGTCTGATTGCCATGATATCCCTTCTCAGCTAAGTCTCAATCATATGGCTAAAATCCAGTCCAATTGCTTAAAGACAGCAGGATTAATTATGAGTTTCATTTCTGAGTATGGGTAATCTCTGGCAATATTATTCAAGTACAAAGACAAGACTTCCCAAAAACTCACTGCAAGTTATATTTTCCACTCTGTGGACTCAGCTGTCATTGTAAACACTTTATCATTGGTTAAATTGCAACAACTGGTGAGAAAGTGTTTGTACTAAAACAATTCATTACAAACAGAAACTATAAATTAGATAACAAGATGATCtggaaaatctgatttttaaatttattagcCTTTCCTGTTATCATAATGTGTCCATGAATCATAAACTTGACTCTAAGAGTAAAAACTTGAGCTGAGAGTAAGCTCAACTTTGATTCACATCACTGTAatcattttcctttcctggtCTATCTGCTAAGTTTTATGCACAGTTGGGCTGTAAGAGAGTAAACAACATGGAACAATTTATTAGGGGATTTAAAGAACCCAAATTTATGCAAGGGCCAATCCCAAAGGTTGTAACTCCTAAGTAAATGACAAATCACAGTAATAAATAATACAGCCTGATAGCTGAGCTTAAAATTTAGTGGCACgaaaaaaaatgcaactttCTCAGCAAATTCCCAAATATGTACTACACTACCTACTTCTTCACTATTTTCAAATTTGTGTTTAGTCTATTTGCTTGTTTTCTTATTTAAGCCATCCCCTTGAATCAGTTTGCAGACTTAAAAGCACAAAGTAAACCAACCAAGCACTCAACTAaaccaacaaaagaaaaacaaaatgaaaccaaaacaCACATACAAAtaaccaaccaaccaatcagtttgtttgttttggtttttttaactgTTCCTTTGTCAAGTTGGATATAAAGGTTCAGCAGCTGGCCTAATCCGAactgagaaacagaaaacaatcAAGTCATAAATTATTCAAGTAATATGGAATGTGTTTATGGCTTGCTCCAAGTGTTAGATTTTAATCTTGGAAAGCGCCATATTTTGCACATGAAATGTGCAAAAGTGACAGGATAAAGGATTAAACACAGATAAAACAGACAGGATTCCAAgcaatgaagagaaaaaaaatcctctgaaaACCTCTTTTAAAAAACTCAGACCCTCAATGCaacctgtgctgagcacagaacCTTCTTGCGTGTGACATTTGATTCCTGAAGATGAAACGTGACCCGGAGACATTTAGGAAAGttcaaagagaaaaattcagcagtAGGAAGTGCTTGCCACAAAAAAGAACCTACTGAAACCCTGCACCCAAGGATCATTTACACATCCACAAAATACCCCCACAGGTGGGCATGCTTAATGGCTTCCACCCTCTTTTACACAGAGTCACAACTTCAGTGTTCTAATCTGAAAAGGCAAAATGGCTTTTTTCAAAATCTGACCTTCCAGATTTTCAATTCTTTCAATGTTGTTCAAAGCTACATTTAAATATTCCAGCTTCTTTAGTTTGCTCACATTTTCTGCAACAAAACATAGATGGATTACTTCAGTTTTCAGCACTGGAAAGTATGATGATTTCACCTGCTTACCTTAAAGCAACAATGAAGCAGAAAAACGGCAAAGGACAAATCAGAATATGTACCACATTACTGgacattaatattttaatgttaataaaaagacaaaacaaaaaagttttctgaaaacataaaataaaaaagcaaaaagaaacaaggaaagttttaaacacattttaatCACAAATCCATAAAACACATATCTAATTCAAGAGGAATGGCTGAAAAAGCATAGTGAGACATTCCATCTTGGGAAATGTGAGATATCTACAAATTCAGTGACATGAATCCTACCACAGTTTGCAAAGAACTTGAAGAGGTATTTTCTACAGAATTCACAAACGATGACATCAATTTCTCAGCAAGAACTTGTGCAGCTTAGTTTGGATGTTTGTTTTTGCAATATTTCTgtaatgaaatgaaaatttctCTATTTCTGTACGTTGGGAGAGCTGTGTTGAAGGCAGTGGCACCACTCACACTCACAGGGGATGCCTGAGAAGCCCCTGCCTGCTCATGAGAGCTGCATCAAGGTTTGCTTTAAGAAGAGAAAAGACACAGCCCAACAGAGCCAATATAAACCATTTCTCTGTGATATTCAGAGATATAGAAGAGTGCTTGGAACTGCTGTGTCCTCTGAAAGGAGTTGCTGGTATCCAGTGGAAAGAAAAACTCCTCAACTTCAATATTTTGCAACACAGCCACCATTGACAATTATTTTGGTCACCACTATAGTGTGGGGAGGGCTTGGTGCGGCTTGTTTTCGTTGTTTTTtgatttggggttgttttttattttgcatttgttATTAAAGTATTACCTCAGAAAGCTGTCATGTTACACAAGAATATATGAATCAGCAAGATGCATACTCTTTCAACTCCTACAGTTAGATTATGGTAACCCAAAAAAACTGCTAGTCTCAAAAatgaaactgctgaaaaaatttTGGGTTCAAAAAGCAACAGTCTGAATGTGGTATCCTGTGCTAACCTGAAGGAGGCCTGAGTGTTGACAGAAAAACCACAAGATGACATCTTGTGCCTTATTAAGAACTCATTAATAGAGAGAAGACCAACTTATTTTAGTCCTTCTTTTGATGGGGCAAAGAAGCACAAAGCAGTTTAAAAAACTGGTTTTCTCTGGGAAAAGATTCCTCCACTTTAGAAAATTCTAAATCTCTCACTTTAGATTTCCTGATGAGTCCCTTGAGAAAACTTAAAGGATTTGCCTACAATTTCTGAGCACAGAACTTCCTCCTAAAACCTtaggatttttgttttcctcttgagGAACTTCTAAGAGATATTCTAACATAATTTCTGACCACTTCCAGCTTTTCATTGTTCATCTAGACAATATGTGTAGAATCTAAGCTTTTCAAGCCCAAGGCTTGATGTCACATCTTtcaatatggaaaaaaaaacaaggtaTGAAATTATATCTTGTTCTGTGGTGCAGGAAGACCATTAAGGCTTTGTTGCAGAAAGTTTGGTTCAAGCACACAAGAAAGTATTTTAtctgaataaaaattatttcagtgttaACAAAAAATATGATTtgcatgaaaatgaaattttgaaaAGAGCCTGAAAGAGCTAATTCTGCGGTATCACAGCCCATGGTATACGGTAAACTCTTTGACTCTCTCCCACAAGACGGAATATTTAAACTATATCCTGACTTTTGAAATTTAAATCCATGAAAGGTGTTTCATACTCATATTCTAGTGACTTGTATCTCAGATCTCAgtagtatatttttaattttaaatttcccTTAAAAATTTCTGACCTTCTTATAAATTCAATAGAGAAACCAGGAAAGGAACTCTTGATAGGAGCACATTCCCTTAAGTatagcaggatttttttttttttctgatttcaaaATTATGCATGTgaatacattttaaaagaacCATACTGACAACAGACTTACCAATTTTGGGAATTAGGTTATTCTGAAGATAGAGAATTTTTAAATCTCGACACCATTTGTCAAGATGCTCTAGCTTTTCTATTTCCTGCTGATGCAAAGAGATTTCTTCCAGTGAAAAAATTTCACAGTTGTTATGCTCTGCACGTCTTCTAACGAGATCTTCAGTGACTGAAAGAAACATTGGATGTCATATTTCCCTTTAATCATTTTCTGCCATCTGACTTATGAGCAAAttataaaatcattaaaatattttgttccaCCATACCAAATAGCCCAGTAGGAatgacaacaaaaataaaatctggcAGAAATGATATCAAGATATTAAGTACTAGATAGCTTTGACCCACTCTGCCACAGTAAACATCTTTTGTGAAACACAATCACGTCACCTGGAACATCTGGAAAGATCCATTTGAAAACTGCTGAGTCTTCCATAAGAATGTGATACAACCCTTGCAGAAATTAACCCAGCAGCCACTATTTTCAGCATAGCTTGGGTT
This genomic window from Zonotrichia albicollis isolate bZonAlb1 chromosome 1, bZonAlb1.hap1, whole genome shotgun sequence contains:
- the DNAAF11 gene encoding dynein axonemal assembly factor 11 isoform X2; this translates as MCEANQLTDTQEEDRSVTQRTRREIYARGKELPDRGLPREGRAGIRLSAAARGRCCGSAEARPGMAAVPAGGHVTEDLVRRRAEHNNCEIFSLEEISLHQQEIEKLEHLDKWCRDLKILYLQNNLIPKIGCEELKKLDLTANFIGELSSIESLKCNIHLKELFLMGNPCTEFEGYRQFVVATLQKLKYLDSKEIERSERIKALQDYPEVQWKIREQEAAYLLKRAREKEEAQRRMQEKKDEKQKQMDSKPGCDSPDSPQEKPNQAEADGEQERCRTVENDDDDEDRKFWEEPTPYTPESRLETHRYMEEKRRAKDNARESKKREKTAWTLVTAEGKVLNVNVPKLHFSLKDDEENNQIILDLAVYRHLDTSLLDVDVQPTYVRVLVKGKPFQLVLPEEVKPDSSCAKRSQTTGHLVVTMPKAKEIILAKQNVSASIKHSDCNTQQKATRRSGQVEKLEVDPSKYSFPDVTKIVQEKERTGQGPIKLQPQKVTEAKKSSYDFENNEDVPPLI
- the DNAAF11 gene encoding dynein axonemal assembly factor 11 isoform X3, whose product is MVRITEDLVRRRAEHNNCEIFSLEEISLHQQEIEKLEHLDKWCRDLKILYLQNNLIPKIENVSKLKKLEYLNVALNNIERIENLEGCEELKKLDLTANFIGELSSIESLKCNIHLKELFLMGNPCTEFEGYRQFVVATLQKLKYLDSKEIERSERIKALQDYPEVQWKIREQEAAYLLKRAREKEEAQRRMQEKKDEKQKQMDSKPGCDSPDSPQEKPNQAEADGEQERCRTVENDDDDEDRKFWEEPTPYTPESRLETHRYMEEKRRAKDNARESKKREKTAWTLVTAEGKVLNVNVPKLHFSLKDDEENNQIILDLAVYRHLDTSLLDVDVQPTYVRVLVKGKPFQLVLPEEVKPDSSCAKRSQTTGHLVVTMPKAKEIILAKQNVSASIKHSDCNTQQKATRRSGQVEKLEVDPSKYSFPDVTKIVQEKERTGQGPIKLQPQKVTEAKKSSYDFENNEDVPPLI
- the DNAAF11 gene encoding dynein axonemal assembly factor 11 isoform X1; amino-acid sequence: MCEANQLTDTQEEDRSVTQRTRREIYARGKELPDRGLPREGRAGIRLSAAARGRCCGSAEARPGMAAVPAGGHVTEDLVRRRAEHNNCEIFSLEEISLHQQEIEKLEHLDKWCRDLKILYLQNNLIPKIENVSKLKKLEYLNVALNNIERIENLEGCEELKKLDLTANFIGELSSIESLKCNIHLKELFLMGNPCTEFEGYRQFVVATLQKLKYLDSKEIERSERIKALQDYPEVQWKIREQEAAYLLKRAREKEEAQRRMQEKKDEKQKQMDSKPGCDSPDSPQEKPNQAEADGEQERCRTVENDDDDEDRKFWEEPTPYTPESRLETHRYMEEKRRAKDNARESKKREKTAWTLVTAEGKVLNVNVPKLHFSLKDDEENNQIILDLAVYRHLDTSLLDVDVQPTYVRVLVKGKPFQLVLPEEVKPDSSCAKRSQTTGHLVVTMPKAKEIILAKQNVSASIKHSDCNTQQKATRRSGQVEKLEVDPSKYSFPDVTKIVQEKERTGQGPIKLQPQKVTEAKKSSYDFENNEDVPPLI